One genomic window of Mucilaginibacter sp. SJ includes the following:
- the truB gene encoding tRNA pseudouridine(55) synthase TruB has product MKDLKNTYTKIEEFAEGQLLLVNKPYQWTSFDVVGKLRNSFKPLKLKVGHAGTLDPLATGLLIICTGKMTKQIDTFQAEEKEYTGTMVLGATTPSYDMETEPDKSFDISQLTEEMLRNNCEQFIGDIRQYPPAHSAIKVDGERLYEKARRGEDVELKLRNVTITEFELTRIDLPEVDFRVVCSKGTYIRSLVNDFGAALGNGAYLSKLRRTRSGNFSIEDAWEVMELVNTVRELKVSDVHTAR; this is encoded by the coding sequence ATAAAAGATTTGAAGAACACGTATACAAAAATAGAGGAATTTGCTGAGGGTCAGCTCCTGCTGGTTAATAAACCGTATCAATGGACAAGCTTTGATGTGGTTGGCAAACTCCGCAATTCATTTAAGCCGCTTAAGCTGAAGGTTGGCCATGCGGGCACGCTCGATCCATTGGCTACCGGCCTGTTGATCATCTGCACCGGTAAAATGACCAAGCAGATCGATACTTTCCAGGCCGAAGAAAAGGAATATACCGGGACCATGGTATTGGGTGCAACTACACCCTCGTACGATATGGAAACAGAACCAGATAAAAGTTTCGACATCAGCCAACTCACCGAAGAAATGCTTCGTAACAATTGCGAACAGTTCATTGGCGATATCCGGCAATATCCGCCGGCACACTCTGCCATAAAAGTTGATGGCGAGCGTTTATATGAAAAGGCGCGCCGGGGCGAGGATGTGGAACTGAAGCTGCGTAATGTCACTATAACCGAATTTGAACTAACCCGTATTGATTTGCCCGAGGTTGATTTCAGGGTGGTGTGCAGTAAGGGCACTTATATCCGTTCGCTCGTGAATGATTTTGGCGCGGCTTTAGGCAACGGGGCCTATCTTTCAAAACTAAGGCGTACACGCAGCGGTAACTTCAGCATTGAAGACGCATGGGAAGTAATGGAACTGGTAAATACGGTGAGGGAATTAAAAGTATCAGATGTACATACAGCGCGGTAA
- a CDS encoding bifunctional riboflavin kinase/FAD synthetase produces MRVYNNIDEFTAVNNAVVTIGTFDGVHIGHRKIISGIKELAESTGGETVILTFFPHPRMILHPEDESIKLITTIAEKAELMERLGVDHLIITPFSRDFSNQSAESYIRDVLVNKIGTKKIVIGYDHRFGKDRQGGFEDLQRLSPVYGFDVVEIPEQDINEVAISSTRIRNALLSGDIHLANAFLGYPFFITGKVVRGDQIGRQLGYPTANIVVEEKYKLIPCDGIFAVTVIIADQKYKGMAYIGSRPTVNGLTRNIEVNIFDFNEEIYNQAIRMEFHHYIRGDVKFSSLEELKVQLARDKVDVLNLDF; encoded by the coding sequence ATGAGGGTTTACAATAATATTGACGAATTTACAGCGGTAAACAATGCAGTAGTCACCATCGGTACATTTGATGGGGTACACATAGGCCACCGTAAAATTATATCAGGAATTAAGGAACTGGCCGAAAGCACAGGAGGCGAAACGGTGATCCTTACTTTTTTTCCGCACCCGCGCATGATCCTGCACCCGGAGGATGAGAGCATAAAACTGATAACCACCATTGCCGAAAAGGCCGAACTAATGGAACGCCTCGGGGTTGACCATCTCATTATAACCCCTTTTTCAAGGGATTTTTCCAATCAATCTGCCGAGAGCTATATCCGCGATGTGCTGGTTAATAAAATTGGTACAAAAAAAATAGTAATCGGCTATGACCACCGCTTCGGTAAAGACAGGCAGGGCGGCTTTGAAGACCTGCAGCGCCTTAGCCCTGTGTATGGCTTTGATGTGGTAGAAATTCCCGAACAGGACATCAACGAGGTAGCCATCAGCTCAACCCGCATTCGTAACGCCCTGTTAAGCGGCGATATTCACTTGGCTAATGCCTTTTTAGGCTATCCTTTCTTTATTACGGGAAAGGTTGTCCGCGGCGATCAGATCGGTCGCCAGCTTGGTTATCCGACAGCCAATATCGTGGTTGAAGAAAAATATAAGCTTATTCCATGCGATGGCATTTTTGCGGTAACAGTAATTATAGCCGATCAGAAGTATAAGGGGATGGCCTACATCGGCAGCCGCCCTACGGTTAATGGTCTTACACGCAACATCGAGGTAAATATCTTTGATTTTAACGAAGAGATCTATAATCAAGCTATCCGTATGGAGTTTCACCATTACATCCGTGGCGATGTCAAATTTTCATCCCTCGAAGAGTTAAAAGTGCAGCTTGCCCGGGATAAAGTAGATGTTTTAAACCTTGATTTCTGA
- a CDS encoding LysE family transporter produces MIFLTFFIGIIANFIGYIPPGNINLTLVQITINRGIKEAIRFITAFSAVEFFFTYFIMHAARWLSGQLQLNTVIDWIMVVLFGVMGYITWIHRNKPPKANYSEHASIKYGILLGFLNPMQVPFWMVTGTYLITHEWILDGRVALVIFSMGSAAGAFLCLFIYAKFARYIQQRFALSTRLINTSIAILFFAFAMYHIVKQVYLSFFKH; encoded by the coding sequence ATGATATTTTTAACATTCTTCATCGGGATCATAGCCAACTTTATAGGCTATATTCCCCCTGGCAACATAAACCTAACTTTAGTACAGATTACCATAAACCGTGGAATAAAAGAGGCTATACGCTTTATAACCGCTTTTTCGGCTGTTGAATTTTTCTTTACCTATTTCATTATGCATGCTGCCCGCTGGCTTTCAGGGCAGTTGCAACTCAATACAGTTATCGACTGGATAATGGTAGTGTTGTTCGGCGTTATGGGATACATCACCTGGATTCATCGTAATAAGCCTCCTAAAGCCAATTATTCAGAGCATGCCAGTATCAAATATGGTATTTTATTAGGCTTTTTAAACCCTATGCAGGTACCCTTCTGGATGGTGACCGGCACCTACCTTATTACGCATGAATGGATCCTCGACGGCCGGGTAGCCCTCGTTATTTTTAGCATGGGCTCGGCAGCAGGCGCTTTTTTGTGCCTGTTTATCTACGCCAAATTTGCCAGGTATATACAGCAACGATTTGCGCTAAGTACCAGGCTTATCAATACCAGCATAGCTATTTTATTTTTCGCTTTCGCGATGTATCATATTGTGAAACAGGTTTATCTGTCGTTTTTCAAGCATTAA
- a CDS encoding cobalamin-binding protein: MPTKKIVSLLPAATEIICALGLEENLAGRSHECDFPASVKELPICTEANFPDGLSSGDIDVKVKEILADALSVYSVKREQIKTLAPDVVVTQAQCEVCAVSLKDVEEALENYLDKQAQIISLQPNSLDDIFNDIANVANGLNAQQAGAELIESLQERVDIIKHKLKFIDSKPTVACIEWLEPLMISGNWVPGLVEIAGGTPVLAQEGKHSPYIEWDEILQQDPEIIVVMPCGFSIERTMREINLLLDHPGFASLKAVKNDRFYIADGNQYFNRPGPRIVDSIEILAEIIRPKQFIFGYEGEGWIKFSL; this comes from the coding sequence ATGCCAACAAAAAAAATAGTTTCGTTACTACCGGCCGCTACCGAAATAATTTGTGCTTTAGGACTTGAAGAGAATTTAGCGGGCCGTTCGCACGAATGCGATTTTCCGGCATCTGTTAAAGAATTACCCATATGTACCGAAGCTAATTTTCCGGATGGTTTGAGCAGTGGCGATATTGATGTAAAAGTGAAAGAGATCCTGGCCGATGCGCTATCGGTTTATAGCGTAAAGCGCGAACAAATTAAAACCCTTGCGCCGGATGTGGTAGTAACCCAGGCCCAGTGCGAGGTTTGTGCGGTATCATTAAAAGATGTTGAAGAAGCGCTTGAAAACTACCTGGATAAACAAGCTCAAATTATATCACTGCAACCCAATAGCCTCGATGATATTTTTAATGACATTGCCAACGTTGCCAACGGGCTAAATGCACAGCAAGCCGGTGCCGAATTAATCGAGAGTTTGCAGGAGCGCGTTGATATCATCAAGCACAAACTGAAGTTTATCGACAGTAAACCTACGGTTGCCTGCATTGAGTGGCTTGAACCTTTAATGATTTCCGGCAACTGGGTTCCTGGCCTGGTAGAAATAGCAGGCGGAACGCCCGTTTTGGCACAGGAAGGTAAGCACTCGCCTTATATTGAGTGGGATGAGATCCTACAGCAGGACCCGGAAATTATTGTGGTGATGCCTTGCGGGTTCAGCATTGAACGTACCATGCGGGAGATCAACCTCCTTCTGGACCACCCGGGTTTTGCATCCCTCAAAGCGGTAAAAAACGACAGGTTTTATATTGCCGATGGCAACCAATATTTCAATCGTCCCGGCCCGAGGATTGTAGATTCTATTGAGATCCTGGCTGAAATTATCCGCCCTAAACAATTTATATTCGGATATGAGGGTGAGGGGTGGATTAAGTTTTCGTTGTAA
- a CDS encoding family 20 glycosylhydrolase translates to MNKIFTLVVIAAVFVCSGFKINDDKKPNVTNLHLTWQVMDNNYQNKNQALTALVIANKSHEVLPAGGWKIYFNSGRGFTKTAVSNNALIEQVNGDLYSITPTSGFKDLKPGETSRIEFVCDDPVVNITDAPEGPYLVWDNAPEKGYSFGSYDITPYKPTYQGLITPEIVYDRNKTVTDIPADQLVKVFPTPVSYSPGSGSFSFAAGVQVSSADTRFSKEAAVLSNYIAGIFGKKETGKPGKVISFEYKAGLGNEAYELSVKPAAVVIRASANAGIYYGIQSFKSLIPAGALAKTPSSVQIPCVEVADAPRFGYRAVMLDVARNFQSKQQVLKLLEAMSLYKLNVLHLHLTDDEGWRIEIPSLPELTSVGSKRGHTLDSKHHLPPSHGSGPEVNNPFGSGYYTKADYIEILKYANDRHITVVPEIETPGHARGAIKAMNARYDRLMAEGKKAEAEKYLLYDPNDKSEYRSVQYWNDNVIDVSLPSTYNFVETVVNDLISTYKEAGAPLSTIHFGGDEVPANVWEKSPAYAALKAAHPEIQSTNDLWYYFYGRVNEILKAKGIRLSGWEEMALRKTTLDGQPAYVPNPDFTKEHLQVDVWNNVLGGGQEDLAYRLANGGYKVVLTCVTNLYFDMANYKSFDEPGYYWGAFLGIDKFFSFIPYDYFKNADVDKQGNPINRNIFIGKQRLTDYGKSNIVGLQGALWAETVKGPERMDYMIFPKLLGLAERAWAHDPAWATEKDPVKSKEAYQAAWSNFLNVLGKRELPRLSYYNGGYDYRVPKPGISLQDGKYFSNVEFPGLTIRYTTNGKDPDVGSKVYTGPVNYNGGVIKFRAFDPKGRGSNVAEGGSNNLNP, encoded by the coding sequence ATGAACAAAATTTTTACGCTGGTGGTTATCGCCGCGGTTTTTGTATGCAGCGGTTTTAAAATTAATGATGATAAAAAACCGAACGTAACCAACCTGCACCTCACCTGGCAGGTAATGGATAATAACTATCAAAATAAAAACCAAGCCCTCACCGCACTGGTGATTGCCAATAAAAGTCATGAGGTTTTGCCTGCAGGGGGATGGAAGATCTACTTTAATTCCGGGCGTGGTTTTACCAAAACGGCCGTTAGCAATAACGCCCTGATTGAACAGGTTAACGGCGACTTATACAGCATAACCCCCACATCCGGCTTCAAAGACCTGAAACCCGGCGAAACTTCCCGCATTGAATTTGTGTGCGATGACCCTGTGGTAAACATAACCGATGCGCCTGAAGGGCCATACCTGGTTTGGGATAACGCCCCTGAAAAAGGCTATTCTTTCGGCTCATATGATATTACCCCATATAAACCAACTTACCAGGGCTTAATAACCCCCGAAATTGTTTATGACAGGAATAAAACAGTTACCGATATTCCTGCTGATCAATTGGTAAAAGTTTTCCCTACACCGGTTAGTTATAGCCCGGGCAGCGGCAGTTTTTCGTTCGCTGCTGGTGTTCAGGTTTCGTCGGCCGATACGCGGTTCAGCAAAGAAGCAGCGGTTCTAAGTAATTATATTGCCGGCATCTTCGGAAAAAAGGAAACAGGAAAACCGGGTAAAGTTATTTCATTTGAATACAAAGCCGGTTTGGGCAATGAAGCTTACGAGCTAAGTGTAAAACCAGCTGCCGTGGTTATCCGCGCATCTGCAAATGCCGGCATCTATTATGGCATCCAGTCATTCAAAAGCTTGATCCCGGCGGGCGCTTTAGCTAAAACACCGTCTTCGGTACAAATTCCCTGTGTGGAAGTTGCCGATGCGCCCCGTTTTGGATACCGTGCCGTAATGCTGGATGTAGCCCGTAACTTTCAATCAAAACAACAGGTGTTGAAACTGCTGGAAGCGATGAGCCTGTACAAGCTTAATGTATTGCACCTGCATTTAACAGATGACGAGGGCTGGAGAATAGAGATCCCATCGCTGCCGGAGCTTACTTCTGTTGGCTCAAAGAGGGGCCATACACTTGATAGCAAACACCACCTGCCACCGTCGCACGGCTCTGGTCCGGAAGTTAACAATCCTTTCGGCAGCGGTTATTATACTAAGGCCGATTATATCGAGATCCTGAAATATGCCAACGACCGCCATATTACCGTAGTACCTGAAATTGAAACACCAGGGCACGCCCGCGGAGCTATTAAAGCAATGAATGCACGGTATGACCGACTGATGGCCGAAGGTAAAAAGGCCGAAGCTGAAAAATATTTGCTGTATGATCCCAATGATAAATCTGAGTATCGCTCGGTACAGTACTGGAACGATAATGTGATCGATGTATCGCTCCCTTCAACCTATAACTTTGTGGAGACTGTGGTTAATGACCTCATCAGTACTTATAAAGAAGCAGGCGCGCCGTTATCAACCATTCATTTCGGTGGTGATGAAGTACCTGCCAATGTATGGGAAAAATCACCGGCTTATGCGGCGCTTAAAGCTGCACATCCCGAAATACAAAGCACCAATGATCTTTGGTATTATTTCTACGGTCGTGTTAATGAGATCTTAAAAGCAAAAGGTATCCGCCTTTCGGGTTGGGAAGAAATGGCGCTTCGTAAAACAACCCTCGACGGTCAGCCGGCTTACGTACCCAATCCGGATTTTACCAAAGAACACTTACAGGTTGATGTTTGGAACAACGTATTAGGCGGAGGGCAGGAAGATCTGGCCTACCGTTTGGCTAATGGTGGTTACAAGGTGGTGTTAACCTGCGTTACCAACCTGTATTTTGATATGGCCAATTACAAATCATTTGACGAGCCTGGTTATTACTGGGGCGCGTTTTTAGGCATTGATAAATTTTTCTCGTTTATCCCCTATGATTATTTTAAAAATGCCGACGTTGATAAGCAAGGCAACCCGATAAACAGGAACATTTTCATAGGCAAACAACGCCTTACTGATTATGGTAAAAGCAATATCGTGGGCTTGCAGGGCGCGCTGTGGGCCGAAACAGTGAAAGGCCCGGAAAGAATGGATTACATGATATTTCCGAAGCTGCTTGGCCTGGCCGAACGTGCCTGGGCGCACGACCCGGCATGGGCCACCGAAAAAGACCCTGTAAAAAGTAAAGAGGCATACCAGGCGGCCTGGTCAAATTTCCTGAATGTGTTAGGTAAACGTGAACTGCCCCGCCTGTCTTATTATAACGGTGGCTATGATTACCGTGTGCCTAAGCCAGGGATCAGCCTGCAGGATGGTAAATATTTTAGTAATGTAGAGTTTCCAGGGTTGACTATACGGTATACAACCAATGGTAAAGATCCTGATGTTGGGAGTAAGGTTTATACAGGCCCGGTTAATTACAATGGTGGCGTTATAAAATTCCGCGCTTTTGATCCGAAAGGGCGGGGAAGTAATGTGGCTGAGGGAGGAAGTAATAATCTGAATCCGTAG
- a CDS encoding aminopeptidase P family protein produces MTRSIFRALVILLALTGSNRCFGQTAENLPTDYLSKEFHAGRRQALRNLMPANSVAVIFSYPEQVFSNDVNYVYHPNPDLYYFSGYKEPNSVLLVFKEMQAVGDSSYNEVLFVRHRDAGREQWTGRRLGVEGAKSQLGFKRAYNSEDFAKFPVDFKKFANVYYDVLPEDVTGDGSTGELKKLVASFKTKAGIAETSRQVIGDLNMIARMATPQNIGRFMAYFKDKFGDEDHKNNPIIQQLVAKPDSVTLADVKAKIAAAYGDNTGFAEFTGRLRGVKTPEELAVLKKAVEISSLAHLEVMKSVKPAMSEREVEGIMTYVHKRYGAEDEGYPPIVGAGANGCILHYEENSATKINNQLLLMDVGAEYHGYSADVTRTVPANGKFTEEQKAIYQLVYDAQEEIFKLCKAGVPYASLEQKSVEVLSAGLIKLGIIKDASEVRKYYPHGCSHHLGLDVHDKGGRGNLEENWVITVEPGIYIPAGSPCDKKWWNIGVRIEDDVQIGKDSGTILSIDAPRKWQDVEKAATEKSIFEAAKFPELK; encoded by the coding sequence ATGACGCGATCAATTTTTCGGGCATTAGTAATTTTACTTGCCCTTACTGGCAGCAACCGCTGTTTCGGACAAACCGCCGAAAACCTGCCCACCGATTATTTAAGCAAAGAGTTTCATGCCGGAAGACGCCAGGCGCTCCGCAACCTGATGCCCGCCAATTCGGTAGCGGTGATCTTCTCGTACCCTGAGCAGGTGTTTTCAAATGATGTTAACTATGTATACCATCCTAATCCCGACCTGTATTATTTTTCGGGATATAAAGAGCCCAACTCGGTGTTGTTGGTATTTAAAGAGATGCAGGCTGTGGGCGACAGCAGCTATAACGAGGTGCTATTTGTACGTCACCGGGATGCCGGTCGTGAGCAATGGACAGGCAGGCGTTTAGGCGTTGAGGGCGCTAAATCGCAGCTTGGTTTTAAGCGGGCTTACAACAGCGAGGATTTCGCGAAATTCCCCGTTGATTTTAAAAAGTTTGCCAATGTGTATTATGACGTGCTCCCCGAGGATGTTACCGGAGATGGATCGACCGGGGAGTTAAAAAAACTTGTTGCATCATTTAAAACTAAAGCGGGCATAGCGGAAACCAGCAGGCAGGTTATTGGTGATCTTAATATGATAGCAAGAATGGCCACTCCTCAAAACATTGGCCGCTTCATGGCTTATTTTAAAGATAAATTTGGAGATGAGGACCATAAAAATAACCCCATTATTCAGCAATTAGTAGCCAAACCTGATTCTGTTACACTTGCAGATGTTAAGGCAAAAATTGCAGCAGCTTATGGAGACAATACCGGCTTTGCTGAATTTACCGGCAGGCTTCGTGGCGTAAAAACACCGGAAGAGCTGGCGGTATTAAAAAAGGCTGTGGAGATTTCAAGCCTCGCGCATTTGGAGGTAATGAAGTCGGTTAAACCGGCCATGAGTGAGCGCGAGGTTGAAGGGATCATGACCTATGTACACAAAAGATATGGTGCCGAAGACGAAGGCTATCCGCCGATTGTAGGCGCAGGCGCAAATGGCTGTATCCTGCATTATGAAGAAAACTCGGCCACAAAAATCAATAACCAGTTGCTGCTGATGGATGTTGGCGCGGAATACCACGGATATTCTGCCGATGTTACCCGTACCGTACCGGCTAATGGCAAATTTACCGAGGAGCAAAAAGCTATTTACCAATTGGTATACGATGCGCAGGAAGAGATTTTTAAATTGTGTAAAGCGGGAGTTCCTTATGCAAGCCTTGAACAAAAATCGGTAGAAGTATTATCCGCCGGATTAATTAAGCTTGGTATTATTAAGGACGCTTCAGAAGTACGTAAATATTATCCGCATGGCTGCTCGCACCATTTAGGGCTCGATGTGCATGACAAAGGCGGTCGCGGTAATTTGGAAGAGAATTGGGTGATTACCGTTGAGCCGGGCATTTATATCCCTGCCGGCAGCCCCTGTGATAAAAAATGGTGGAACATAGGGGTACGTATTGAAGATGACGTGCAAATAGGTAAAGACAGCGGTACTATCCTGTCCATAGATGCGCCGCGTAAATGGCAGGATGTTGAAAAGGCAGCAACTGAGAAAAGTATTTTTGAAGCAGCTAAATTTCCGGAATTGAAATAG
- a CDS encoding glycoside hydrolase family 43 protein — MIIPKKLVLLAALGVALSTSDNNALAQEKKTSGNPIVQGWYADPEAKIFNKQYWVYPTYSAKYNDQVFMDAFSSPDLVNWTKHPRIIDTAAVKWAKRAMWAPAVTEKDGKYYIFFGANDIQNNNEVGGIGVAVGDKPEGPFKDLLGKPLIGQIINKAQPIDQFVFKDDDGQYYMIYGGWGQCNIVKLKNDFTGIEPFKDGETYKLITPKDYVEGPVMFKRKGKYYFMWSEGGWTGPDYRVAYAIGDSPFGPFNRIGTILKQDPNIATGAGHHSVIQVPGKDEWYIVYHRRPLTETDGNHRVTCIDKMYFDKDGRILPVKITNEGVTARKIK, encoded by the coding sequence ATGATCATTCCTAAAAAACTGGTTTTACTGGCAGCATTAGGTGTGGCACTTTCCACATCTGATAACAACGCTTTAGCGCAGGAGAAAAAAACATCCGGCAATCCAATTGTTCAAGGCTGGTATGCCGATCCGGAAGCTAAGATCTTCAATAAACAATACTGGGTTTATCCTACCTATTCGGCTAAATATAACGACCAGGTATTTATGGATGCCTTTTCATCTCCCGATCTGGTTAACTGGACTAAGCATCCCCGCATTATCGATACTGCCGCTGTAAAGTGGGCTAAACGTGCCATGTGGGCCCCCGCTGTAACCGAAAAAGACGGTAAATACTATATCTTTTTTGGCGCTAACGATATTCAGAACAACAACGAAGTTGGCGGTATAGGTGTTGCCGTTGGCGATAAACCTGAAGGCCCGTTCAAAGACCTTTTGGGCAAACCGCTTATCGGGCAGATCATCAACAAAGCCCAACCTATAGATCAGTTTGTTTTTAAAGATGACGATGGTCAGTATTATATGATCTACGGCGGCTGGGGCCAATGTAATATCGTAAAGCTAAAAAACGACTTTACAGGTATCGAGCCGTTTAAAGACGGAGAAACCTATAAACTGATCACCCCCAAAGATTATGTTGAAGGCCCGGTGATGTTTAAACGCAAAGGCAAATATTATTTTATGTGGAGCGAAGGCGGCTGGACCGGCCCGGATTACCGCGTAGCTTATGCCATCGGCGATTCGCCGTTTGGTCCTTTTAACCGTATCGGGACAATATTAAAACAGGACCCGAATATTGCTACAGGAGCAGGCCACCATTCGGTGATCCAGGTGCCGGGTAAGGACGAATGGTATATTGTTTACCACCGCCGCCCCTTAACCGAAACTGATGGCAACCACCGCGTTACCTGCATCGATAAGATGTACTTTGACAAGGATGGCAGGATCCTGCCGGTAAAAATCACCAATGAAGGTGTAACGGCAAGGAAGATTAAATAG
- a CDS encoding DEAD/DEAH box helicase — MTFQDFNFNEQLFEGVESMGFVNPTPIQSMAIPAIMEGRDLIACAQTGTGKTGAYLLPVLNSISKTNKHHTSALILAPTRELAQQIDQQVEGLAYFTGISSIAVFGGGDGIVYEQQRRGIQNNVNIIVATPGRLIAHLTSGVLKLNHLTHLVLDEADRMLDMGFSDDIMKIISYLPKERQTLLFSATMPGRIRSLAKAILKDPEQINIAISQPAVGIDQQVYRVHDQQKTPLVQHILKDSAFTSIIIFASRKEIVKALYKELKAIKINAMSFHSDLEQKEREEILLKFKNKQLPVIIGTDALSRGIDVEGIDLVINYDVPGDPEDYIHRIGRTARAATTGTAITFVNHRDERKLKNIEKLIEKPIKLMALPDELATIQPLKPEPAQGDAKKKPNRRWGRKKPKQQNTGN; from the coding sequence GTGACTTTCCAGGATTTTAATTTTAACGAGCAATTATTTGAAGGTGTAGAAAGCATGGGCTTCGTAAACCCAACACCCATACAATCTATGGCCATCCCGGCCATTATGGAAGGGCGCGACCTGATTGCCTGCGCTCAAACCGGTACCGGTAAAACCGGCGCTTACCTGCTGCCTGTTTTAAACAGCATCAGCAAAACAAATAAACACCATACCAGTGCCCTCATACTTGCCCCAACCCGCGAGCTTGCCCAACAAATAGATCAGCAGGTTGAAGGCCTTGCCTATTTTACCGGCATCAGCTCTATTGCTGTTTTTGGCGGCGGCGACGGCATTGTTTACGAACAACAGCGCCGAGGCATTCAAAATAATGTAAATATTATTGTAGCTACGCCAGGCAGACTGATAGCCCACCTTACATCAGGCGTACTGAAGCTTAACCACCTTACCCATTTGGTACTTGATGAGGCCGACCGGATGCTGGACATGGGTTTTTCGGATGATATCATGAAGATCATCAGTTATCTGCCTAAGGAGAGGCAAACGCTGTTATTTTCGGCCACCATGCCGGGGCGCATCCGTTCATTGGCCAAGGCTATTTTGAAAGATCCGGAGCAGATCAATATCGCTATTTCGCAACCGGCTGTAGGGATCGATCAGCAGGTTTACCGGGTGCATGATCAGCAAAAAACGCCGCTGGTACAGCATATCCTTAAAGATTCGGCATTTACAAGCATCATCATCTTCGCTTCGCGCAAAGAAATTGTTAAAGCATTATACAAAGAGCTTAAAGCCATCAAGATCAACGCCATGTCGTTCCATTCCGATCTGGAACAGAAGGAGCGTGAAGAGATCCTGCTTAAGTTCAAAAACAAGCAATTACCGGTTATCATCGGTACCGACGCCCTTTCGCGCGGTATCGACGTAGAGGGTATCGACCTGGTGATTAACTACGATGTTCCCGGCGATCCGGAAGATTATATCCACCGTATCGGTCGTACGGCCCGCGCAGCCACCACCGGTACCGCTATCACTTTTGTTAACCACCGCGACGAGCGCAAGCTTAAAAACATTGAAAAACTGATTGAAAAGCCTATCAAGCTTATGGCGCTGCCGGATGAACTGGCCACGATACAACCCCTGAAGCCCGAACCGGCACAAGGTGATGCTAAAAAGAAACCTAATCGCCGCTGGGGAAGAAAGAAGCCGAAACAGCAGAATACCGGTAACTAA